AAACGCTCGTAGGCCGGCACCCCCACCAACCCTTCTTTACTTGAAACGCTCGTAGGCCGGCAGCGTCAGGAAGTCTGTGTACTCGTCTGCCAGTGCGACCTCAAGGAACAACGAGCGGGCGGCCGTGTAGCGGGCCGGGTTGTCCAGTTTGGTGATCTCTTCGTCGGCGATGTGTTCGACCAGCTCGGTGGTGACGGTGTCGCCGGTGTCGAGGACCACTTCGTTGCGGCGCCACTGCCAGATTTGGGAGCGGGAGATCTCGGCGGTGGCCGCGTCCTCCATCAGGTTGAAGATGCCGACCGCGCCGGTCCCCTCCAGCCAAGCGGCCAGGTACTGAATCGCGACGCTCACGTTATTCCGGAGCCCGGCCTCGGTCACCTCGCCCGGCGTGGCGGCAACGTCCAGGAGCTGCGCGGCAGTAACGGTTACGTCCTCCCGGAGCTTGTCCACCTGGTTCGGTCGCTCACCGAGCACCGAGTCGAACACCTCGCGACAGGTCTCCACCATGCCCGGATGCGCCACCCACGAACCGTCGAACCCGTCGCCCGCCTCACGCGTCTTGTCCGCCTGCACCTTCGCGAACGCCTGCTCGTTCACCGCCGGGTCCTTGCTCGGGATGAACGCCGCCATCCCGCCGATAGCGTGCGCGCCGCGCTTGTGACAGGTCCGCACCAGCAGCTCGGTGTACGCGCGCATGAACGGCACCGTCATCGTCACACTGTTCCGGTCCGGCAACTGGAACGCCGTACCGCGGGTGCGATGGGTTTTGATCACGCTGAACATGTAATCCCAGCGGCCCGCGTTCAGCCCGGCGGAGTGCTCGCGCAGCTCGTACAGGATCTCCTCCATCTCGAACGCGGCCGGGTACGTCTCGATCAGTACGGTCGCCCGGATCGTCCCGCGCGGGATGCCGAGCGCCTCCTGCGCGGTCACGAACACGTCGTTCCAGAGCCGGGCCTCGAGATGCGACTCCATCTTCGGCAGGTAGAAGTACGGTCCCTGGCCGCGGTCGAGCTGCGGTTGCGCGCAGGCGGCGAAGTACAGCGCGAAGTCGACCAGCGACCCGGACGTCGGCTCCCCGTCGACCAGGACGTGCTTCTCCGGCAGATGCCAGCCGCGCGGGCGTACGACGATGGTGGCGAGCTCCGCGTCCGGCTTCAGCGCATAGCTCTTCGTACCGGTGCTGAAGTCGATCCGGCGGGTGATCGCGTCCAGCAGGTTCAGCTGGCCGCCGACGACGTTCTCCCAGGTCGGCGTGTTCGCGTCCTCCTGGTCGGCCAGCCAGACCTTGGCGCCGGAGTTGAGCGCGTTGATCGTCATCTTCCGGTCCGTCGGCCCGGTGATCTCGACCCGCCGGTCGACCAGCCCCGGCGCGGCCGGAGCGACCCGCCACTCCGGATCGTCCCGGATCTCCTTGGTCTCCGGCAGGAACCCCAGCGACGCCCCGTCCGCGATCTCCGCGACCCGCCGGGCCCGGGCGTCCAGCAGCTCCCGCCGCCGCCCGTCGTACGCGCGGTGCAGCGTCTCGACCAGTCCGAGCGCACGCTCAGTGAGGATCTCGTCGTACCGCTCGTCCATCGGGCCGGTGACGTCGACTGCCACGTGAGACTCCTTAGTCCAGTACTACGACTTCGCGATCGGTGATCCGGTCTACCCCGACCGTAATCCAGCCAACCGGTTTCTTCACCCCCGCCCTCGGCTCCGGACCGGCGTACCAGCGGCCGCCTGGTCCAGGGCGCGCCAGAACGCGCAGTGGTGCGTCGTGTCCGGATCAACCTGGCTGTCGCGTGGCGCGAACTGGCGTGCTCCCGCCTGGGGCCAGTCCACGGCGCCGGTACGCGCGAACGTCGCCCACGCGCGGATGAAGCGATCCCCCAGCACGCGTTGCGCCCGGGTGAGTGGGACAGCGGGGTCCGGGAACGTGTAGGCGACATCCGACCCGTGCGGCGTCGACGGACGCGGAACCTTCGCGCCGTCGATCGTCGGCGCCGCCGGATCGGCGAACAGGTACGTCCAGGTCGGCGCGGTCCGCGCGTACACCCGCTGGGCCTCGACAGTCGGGCAGATCCAGTTGCGATCCGAATAGATGTGGCCGAGGGCAACGATCGGCGATTGGTAGCGATTCAGCGGGTACTGGCGTTCGACGGCCGCCGCGTCGACGCCGAAGCCGGAACGGATGACCTGACGGTACGTCGCCGCCGTCGCCGCGGGGTAGGCCGGGAAGATCCAGCCGAGATGCTCATCGGCGGTGTTGCCGGCCAGCACCGGGACATTGCGCGCCCAGGCAGCCCGGAGCTGGGTACGCGGCGCCCGCGGGACGGTCGGCGTACCGATCGACAGCAGCCCGAACTGGCTCGTCAGCGGCACCAACCGATCAGCCGGCAACCGGCGCAGGCAGGCAAGCGCGGTCCGGGCGTCAGTACAGCCCAACGACCGCGCGGCGGCGGTCCCCATCGCGTCGGTGGTCGCCCGGTCGTACCAGGTGCTGACCTCGACCGGAATCTGGCTGTCGATGGAGTACGGGGCGTAGGACGTCGTACACGAACCGCTCGAGACGATCGCCTTCGCGAACAGCCCCGCGGCCGCTGGTGACGCGAGCAGCGTGCAGGTGCTCAGCCCACCGGCCGACTCGCCGGACAGCGTCACGTTGGCAGGGTCGCCACCGAAGGCGCGGATGTTCGCCCGCACCCAACGCAGCGCCGCAAGCTGATCCCGCAAACCAAGGTTCACCTCCGGCATCCCCGGGAGCGCCAAATTGCCGAAGATCCCCAGCCGGTAGTTAGGCGTCACCACCACAGCGTCCCCAACCACCGCCATCCGCCGCGCATCAAAATACGAGCCACTACCCTGAACAAACCCACCCCCATGCAAATACACAACCACCGGCCTCAGCCCACCCGCGCGCCGCCGGGGCTCGGTCAGAGGCCCCGGCCCGCTCGTATGCCGCCCGGGCGCGGTCACGTTGAGGAAGAGGCAGTCCTCACTCGGCGTGGCTCCCGGTTCGAGTGTCTTCGGGTCCTGCTCGCAGACCGCGCCTGGGGTGTCAGCTGCTCGTACCCCGCGCCAGTGAGCGGGACGCGCCGGGAGGCTCCAGCGTTTCGCCGACGCGTAGGGCACCCCAAGGAAGCGAACACTCGCCGAGTCCTCCACCCCACGCAACACCCCTTCCGCAACCCGCACCCGCGGCCCAGCCTGGTACTGCCGCTCAGCCGTTGCCGCGGCCAGGACAGCTTCTGAGAGCGGGGCGGCTGCCGAAGGTGGGGCGGCGGTGGTGAGTGCGCCTGCGATGGAAGCAAGGGCGAGCAGGCTCGGGATGACCTGGCGCGGGGTGAGCCAACTCGGTGTGAGCCGGCCTGGAGTGAACCGGCGCGGGGGGATCATCCGGTTGGTTCTTTGGGACGGCGGGCGCCCGCGATTCCGCCGAGGATCAGGCCGATGAGTACCAGGGCCAGGTCGGCGAGCAGCGCGCCGGTGAATCCGCCGGGCATCCAGTCCACCAGACCGCGGTTGTCATGGTCGATCAGCAGCCGGATCGCGCCCTGCCCGCCGATCGCCACGACAACCATCCCCACCACCAGTACACCGGTCCACATCGCCGTACTCCTCTCCCGAGATTCTTGATGCGATCGCACCATAGCATGCCTTGGTACGATCGCATCAAGAATCAACGAGGACCACCCGGGACGACCGACCGGGACCGACCGGGGACCACCCAGGGCCGCGCAGGACCGTCCGAGGCGGGCCGGGGCGGGCCGGGGCGGCGGGTCGCGGACCGAGCTGGCTGGTGCCGCGGGATGCTGCGGGATCACGGCGTGCATCGCGGTCAAGCGTGGAGAGGACATGGCGAGCGACGAGAACAAGGCGCGCCGGCGTCGGCAGATCGCGGAGGCGGTGTGGCGGTTGGCCGCGCGGGACGGGCTGGAGGCTGTCACGCTCCGGCAGGTCGCCGACGAGGCCGGCGTCTCGATGCGCCTCGTGCAGTACTACTTCGGCAACCGCACCACGCTCCTGCTCGCCGCCCTGGAGATCCTCAACGAGGAGGCCGAGGCGGCCGCGCAGCAGCGCATCGGGGCGCTCGGCAGCGACATTCCGGCGCGCGAGCTGGTCCGGGCGATCCTGATGGAACTGCTCCCACTAGACGAGGACCGCCGCCGCCGGTACGTGGTCCAGTCGGCGTACTTCGTCCGCTTCCTCACCGATCCACAACTGCAAGAGGTGGCGCGTACGGCGGATCCGGCTCTGGAGTCACTGCTCGCGTCAATCCTGACCGCGGACCCAACAATCGAGTCCGACGACACTTTCGCCGACGCCGAACTACTGATCGCCTTCGCCTTCGGCCTACAGGCGGAGATGCTCCTCAACCAGCTCGACGAACCCCACGCCCTACGCCTCCTCGACCGCACCCTGAACCGCATCCTCGGCAACCCGCACTAGCACCCCGACCCGACCGCGACCCAAGCCGGCGGGTCGAGCCCGTTCACCCCACCCAGCACGGAGAGCCCGGCCACCTCAGACACCCCCGAGGCAGCCACCTCACGCAGTACGCCGAGCCGAGCACCCCACGCAGCTCACCTCACGCGCCGCGGCGTGGCCGATGAACTCAGGCGCTGCGGCGTACGCGACGAACCCCGGTGGCGCGGCGTACGCGGTGGGCTCAGGTGGTCGGGTGCACGGTGAACCCCGGTGGCGCGGCGTACGCGGTGGGCTCAGGTGGTGGGGTTTAGTAGATCGTTCAGGCCTTGGACGGCCAGGTTGAACGGTTCGGGGGATCCGGCGGCGCGGGCGAGTACGTACCCTCCCTGCAGTACCGCCGCGATCGTCGCGGCGGTTCGCTCTGGGTCGAGCGTCTCCGGGAACTCGCCGTTCTGTTTGCCTTCAGCAACGACCTCGGTGAGGCGGCCGCGTAACCATTCGAACGTCTCCGCCACCGGCGCCCGCAGCTCCGGGTCCGCGACCACTTCCGGATCGGCGGCCAGCCGCCCGATCTGGCACCCCTTGAGCACCTCGCGCTCCCGCCCGAGATACGCCGCGATCCGCTCCCGCGCCGTCCCGGCACCCCCCAGCTGCTCCTCGGCCGCCGCCCGCATCTCCTCCGCCGACCGCCCGATCGCCACCTTCGCCAGCTCCGCCTTCCCGGCGAAGTGGTGATACATACTCCCCTGCCCCGCCCCCGCCACCAGCTGCACGGCCTTCGGCGAGGTCCCCACGTACCCCCGCTCCCACAACAACTCCTGAGCCCCCGAAATCAACCGCTCCACCGTCTCCACCCCGCCACTGTACCCACAGGTACAGCCCGGACCGGCTACCGCCTGCAGTCCCACCGCACCCGGCGGATCATCCGCCGGCGGATGGATGGTCGCGGGAAGTTGGTGCTCTGGAACAACCGATTGATTGGGGTTGTGGGGGTTTGGGCGTACTCCACGTCACACCCGGTGAATGGGCGGTTGTTGGGTCGGACCGATAGTCTCGGGCGCCATGAGCACGAGTGTCGCCATCGCGGTGATTACGTTTAGGCGACCTGCTCTGTTGCGGGGGTTGTTGGCCAGTTTGCAGGCTCAGGAGTTGCCCTCGGGCGGGGATTACGCGATCCGGATCGTGGTGGTGGACAACGACGCGGACGGGTCGGCGGGGCAGGTGCTGGCGGAGTTCGGGGACGGTTCGCCGTACCCGATCGAGTCGGTGGTGGAGGCGGAGCCGGGGATTCCGTTCGCGCGGGAGAAGTCGGTCGAGTTGTGCTGGAACGACGACGCGCTGATCTTCGTGGACGACGACGAGGTGGCGCCGCCGGGGTGGTTGAAGACGCTGCTGACGGCGTGGGAGGCGACCGGCGCGGATGTGGTCACCGGTCCGGTGAAGGGCAATCTGCCGCCGGGCGCGCCGGCCTGGAGCCACCACAGCGACGTACACGACTCGACCGGGAAGCACGACACCGGCGAGGAGCTGAAGAAGGCGTACACGAACAACACCCTGGTGGCGCGCCGCGTTTACCACACGGTCACGCCCGGCTTCCACCCCGCATTCCGGTACACCGGCTCGAGCGACCTGCACTTTTTCCTCCGCGTGCACCGCGCCGGGTTCCGGATCGTCTGGTGCGAGGAGGCGTGGATCGCCGAGGAGGTGCCGGTCGGGCGGACCAGTCTGCACTGGCTGGTCCGGCGCGCCTTCCGCTCCGGCAGCGGTGACACGATCAGCCGCCTGCTGATCCGCCCGGGCGCGGTCAGTTACGTGCTGGTACTGGCCTATGCTTCCGCCCGGGTGTTCTCGGCGATCGGGTTCGCCCTGGCCGGGCTGCTGCTCGGCCGGAAGACGCACCTGCTGAAGGCCGTCCGCCGGTTCTTCTCGGGCGTCGGAAGTCTCGCCGGGATAGTTGGGATCAACCATGACGAGTACCGCGAACGGCACGGAGCCGAATCCGAGCCGGCCGACGGTGGCGGGGCTGTGCCGGGCGATCTGGCAGGTGGAGCAGGAGCTGGATCTCCTCCGGTGGACGATCAAGGGGACGAGTCCCTGGCCGATCATCCGGATGCGCGTCTTCCATGAGCTGACCCGCCGGAGCGGCATCCACGGCGCGCCGCACCCGGCCCGCCGCACCCCGTACGACAAGGCGGCCCTGGTCGCGAAGCACGTCACCGGCGTCGCCACCCGTTCACCGTTCCCCGGCCGGTACGACGCCCTGGTCGTCCCGCACCCGAGGAAACCGAACGGTGTCGAGATCTACACCGACGAACTCCGCGGCAGACTCGGCGACCGCGCCCTGATCCTCGACTCGGGGATCAACGGCACCCCACTCCCCGGCAGCAAGAACCTGGACTTCTTCACGTCCGCCGCCGGCGCGATCCACCGCGACACGATCGGCGACCGCGGCGCCACGGCCGCCCTGGAGCACCTCACCGGCGTACGTGTCCCGATCGGCGCGCTCCTGGCCCGCGAGGTACCAAAACACCTCCGCCTGCGCGCCCTGTACCGCGCCCTGCTCAAGAAGCACCGGATCACCACCGTGTACGTAGTGGTCGCGTACTTCCACCAGCACATCGTCGGCGCCGCCCGCGACCTGGGCATCCGCGTCGTCGAGCTCCAGCACGGCGCGATCAGCCCCTTCCACCTCGGGTACAGCTATCCCGGCCGCCCGGTCGTCGCCGACCAGCCGGACGAGCTGTGGTGCTTCGGCTCGTACTGGACCGATGTCGCGGAGCTGCCCGCCGGGATGCGGACCGAGGTGATGGGCGCACCGTTCCTGCCGCAGCCCGGCCCGAAGGACCCGCGCCGCGTGGTCTTCCTCTCCCAAGGCACGGTCGGCACCGAGCTCGTACACGTCG
The genomic region above belongs to Kribbella solani and contains:
- the aceB gene encoding malate synthase A, giving the protein MAVDVTGPMDERYDEILTERALGLVETLHRAYDGRRRELLDARARRVAEIADGASLGFLPETKEIRDDPEWRVAPAAPGLVDRRVEITGPTDRKMTINALNSGAKVWLADQEDANTPTWENVVGGQLNLLDAITRRIDFSTGTKSYALKPDAELATIVVRPRGWHLPEKHVLVDGEPTSGSLVDFALYFAACAQPQLDRGQGPYFYLPKMESHLEARLWNDVFVTAQEALGIPRGTIRATVLIETYPAAFEMEEILYELREHSAGLNAGRWDYMFSVIKTHRTRGTAFQLPDRNSVTMTVPFMRAYTELLVRTCHKRGAHAIGGMAAFIPSKDPAVNEQAFAKVQADKTREAGDGFDGSWVAHPGMVETCREVFDSVLGERPNQVDKLREDVTVTAAQLLDVAATPGEVTEAGLRNNVSVAIQYLAAWLEGTGAVGIFNLMEDAATAEISRSQIWQWRRNEVVLDTGDTVTTELVEHIADEEITKLDNPARYTAARSLFLEVALADEYTDFLTLPAYERFK
- a CDS encoding carboxylesterase/lipase family protein, giving the protein MIPPRRFTPGRLTPSWLTPRQVIPSLLALASIAGALTTAAPPSAAAPLSEAVLAAATAERQYQAGPRVRVAEGVLRGVEDSASVRFLGVPYASAKRWSLPARPAHWRGVRAADTPGAVCEQDPKTLEPGATPSEDCLFLNVTAPGRHTSGPGPLTEPRRRAGGLRPVVVYLHGGGFVQGSGSYFDARRMAVVGDAVVVTPNYRLGIFGNLALPGMPEVNLGLRDQLAALRWVRANIRAFGGDPANVTLSGESAGGLSTCTLLASPAAAGLFAKAIVSSGSCTTSYAPYSIDSQIPVEVSTWYDRATTDAMGTAAARSLGCTDARTALACLRRLPADRLVPLTSQFGLLSIGTPTVPRAPRTQLRAAWARNVPVLAGNTADEHLGWIFPAYPAATAATYRQVIRSGFGVDAAAVERQYPLNRYQSPIVALGHIYSDRNWICPTVEAQRVYARTAPTWTYLFADPAAPTIDGAKVPRPSTPHGSDVAYTFPDPAVPLTRAQRVLGDRFIRAWATFARTGAVDWPQAGARQFAPRDSQVDPDTTHHCAFWRALDQAAAGTPVRSRGRG
- a CDS encoding TetR/AcrR family transcriptional regulator produces the protein MASDENKARRRRQIAEAVWRLAARDGLEAVTLRQVADEAGVSMRLVQYYFGNRTTLLLAALEILNEEAEAAAQQRIGALGSDIPARELVRAILMELLPLDEDRRRRYVVQSAYFVRFLTDPQLQEVARTADPALESLLASILTADPTIESDDTFADAELLIAFAFGLQAEMLLNQLDEPHALRLLDRTLNRILGNPH
- a CDS encoding TetR family transcriptional regulator C-terminal domain-containing protein — translated: METVERLISGAQELLWERGYVGTSPKAVQLVAGAGQGSMYHHFAGKAELAKVAIGRSAEEMRAAAEEQLGGAGTARERIAAYLGREREVLKGCQIGRLAADPEVVADPELRAPVAETFEWLRGRLTEVVAEGKQNGEFPETLDPERTAATIAAVLQGGYVLARAAGSPEPFNLAVQGLNDLLNPTT
- a CDS encoding glycosyltransferase; translation: MSTSVAIAVITFRRPALLRGLLASLQAQELPSGGDYAIRIVVVDNDADGSAGQVLAEFGDGSPYPIESVVEAEPGIPFAREKSVELCWNDDALIFVDDDEVAPPGWLKTLLTAWEATGADVVTGPVKGNLPPGAPAWSHHSDVHDSTGKHDTGEELKKAYTNNTLVARRVYHTVTPGFHPAFRYTGSSDLHFFLRVHRAGFRIVWCEEAWIAEEVPVGRTSLHWLVRRAFRSGSGDTISRLLIRPGAVSYVLVLAYASARVFSAIGFALAGLLLGRKTHLLKAVRRFFSGVGSLAGIVGINHDEYRERHGAESEPADGGGAVPGDLAGGAGAGSPPVDDQGDESLADHPDARLP